The following is a genomic window from Pectobacterium carotovorum.
CGGCAATTTTGGTCCATCCAGAATCGCCGCAGAGCGTGGTAGAGATGGCTGACGCCGTTGGGTCGACCAGTCAGCTGATTCAGGCGGCAAAAACGCTGCCACAGCGCGAACTGATTGTGGCGACCGATCGCGGCATTTTCTACAAGATGCAACAGGCTTGCCCGGAGAAAACGTTGCTGGAAGCGCCGACAGCGGGAGAAGGGGCGACCTGCCGTAGCTGTGCCCACTGTCCGTGGATGGCGATGAATGGGCTGGAGGCGATTGCTAACGGCCTGGAACAAGGGGGAAGCGCCCATGAGATTCATGTTGATGCAGCCCTGCGAGAAGGCGCATTAATCCCGCTGAATCGCATGCTGGATTTTGCAGCGTCACTAAAATTGCGTGTGAAAGGGAATGCCTGACGGAGATCCTGGGCATCTTGATAGAGACTTCTTACAATAATTGAGACAGGGTGGTGAGATGGATTTTTTTAGTACCAGCAATATTTTAATTCATATTCCTTTGGGGGAAGGGGGATACGATCTTTCCTGGATTGAGGCGATCGGTACGCTGTTTGGCCTGCTGTGCATTTGGTTCGCGAGTCAGGAAAAAACCATCAACTATCTGTTTGGGCTGATTAACGTTACGTTGTTTGCCGTGATCTTTTTCCAGATTCAGCTCTATGCCAGTCTGTTGCTACAAATCTTCTTTTTTGCCGCCAATATTTATGGCTGGTATGCCTGGACGCGCAAGACGGACTCGCAGGAAGTGGAGCTGCGCATTCGCTGGTTGCCAATGCAGAAGCTGATTGGCTGGTCGGTGGCGTGTGTTGTCGCGATTGGCCTGATGACGTTCTACATTGATGCGGTGTTTGCCGTGCTGACGCGTATTGCCGTTTCTGGTATGCAAGGGCTGGGGCTGTCAGTGCAGATGCCGACCCTCCAGCCGGATGCGTTCCCATTCTGGGATTCCACCATGATGGTGTTGTCGATCGTGGCGATGATCCTGATGACGCGTAAATACGTCGAGAACTGGCTGCTGTGGGTGGTGATTGATGTGATAAGTGTGGTGATTTTTGCTTATCAGGGCGTCTACGCGATGGCGGTAGAGTACGCGATCCTGACGCTGATCGCCCTGAACGGCTCCTGGCTATGGATTAAGAGCGCACAGGAAAACCGCGTCAACGCGGTTTCACACGGGGTGTAACCCAAACTTAATGCTTGTGGTGGTGGCCTTCTGCCCCATGCTTTTCACCATAATGAATAGCCGAATGATGGCTTTCCTGATGGTGGAAAGCACAGTGGTCATCATCACAGCGTTGATATTCCATCTGCACCGTCGCATGTTCAATCTGATAGTTCTTCAGTAAATATTCCTGAATACGTCTTAACAGCGCATCATGATCGTGAGGGGGAACCACCTGCGCATGCAGCGTCATCATCGGTTTTTCGCCCACCTGCCATAAATGAACATGATGGATATTTCTGACTTCGGGGATATTCAGCGTCAGATCTTTCTGTAGAACCTCAACGCTAAGCTGGTTAGGTGTCCCTTCCAGCAATTCGTG
Proteins encoded in this region:
- the pnuC gene encoding nicotinamide riboside transporter PnuC; this encodes MDFFSTSNILIHIPLGEGGYDLSWIEAIGTLFGLLCIWFASQEKTINYLFGLINVTLFAVIFFQIQLYASLLLQIFFFAANIYGWYAWTRKTDSQEVELRIRWLPMQKLIGWSVACVVAIGLMTFYIDAVFAVLTRIAVSGMQGLGLSVQMPTLQPDAFPFWDSTMMVLSIVAMILMTRKYVENWLLWVVIDVISVVIFAYQGVYAMAVEYAILTLIALNGSWLWIKSAQENRVNAVSHGV